A portion of the Leptospirales bacterium genome contains these proteins:
- a CDS encoding polymer-forming cytoskeletal protein produces the protein MALVRAASEVTNSTIGENSYFNGRFFINGSLKIDGKFEGKSLQADQLYIGVTGRVKTNVTASSVIVEGIIIGNITARNRVMLLPTARILGDISTPELIIQNGVILEGRCMISHDLKHSARAYIDSEYARDNLSLEKLFGSRQKAS, from the coding sequence ATGGCACTGGTTCGGGCAGCCTCAGAGGTTACCAACTCCACAATTGGCGAAAATTCCTATTTCAATGGGCGATTTTTTATCAATGGCTCCTTGAAAATCGATGGAAAATTCGAAGGTAAATCGCTTCAGGCCGATCAACTTTATATCGGAGTTACAGGGCGGGTCAAGACCAACGTCACCGCATCCTCGGTCATAGTCGAAGGGATCATCATTGGCAATATCACGGCCCGCAATCGGGTTATGCTCTTGCCGACCGCTCGTATCCTTGGCGATATCAGCACTCCGGAGTTGATCATCCAGAATGGGGTAATTCTGGAAGGGCGCTGCATGATCAGCCACGATCTGAAACACTCGGCGCGCGCCTACATTGATAGCGAGTATGCCCGCGACAACCTCTCGCTTGAAAAGCTCTTTGGATCCCGCCAGAAGGCCTCCTGA
- the acpS gene encoding holo-ACP synthase, translating to MIVGLGADIVENSRIAHMLERHGQRFLERIYTPEEIEYSVSHEDPVPYLSARFAVKEAAIKALNLPGGAGLSWRDVETAGRIFGKKRLALHGRAAAAAQTLGANRTHLTLTHSREWSMAVVILEQIQDGAK from the coding sequence ATGATTGTCGGATTGGGCGCAGATATTGTCGAAAACTCGCGCATTGCGCACATGCTGGAGCGTCATGGTCAACGCTTCCTGGAGCGCATATATACGCCGGAGGAAATCGAGTACAGCGTTTCCCACGAGGATCCGGTGCCGTACCTTTCCGCGCGCTTTGCAGTCAAAGAGGCGGCAATTAAGGCGCTCAATTTACCAGGCGGCGCGGGGCTCAGCTGGCGTGACGTGGAGACGGCCGGTCGTATTTTTGGCAAAAAGCGACTGGCGCTTCACGGTCGGGCGGCCGCAGCGGCGCAGACCCTCGGCGCAAATCGCACACACCTGACACTGACGCACAGTCGAGAATGGAGCATGGCCGTTGTAATCCTGGAACAAATCCAGGATGGCGCCAAGTAG
- a CDS encoding YbbR-like domain-containing protein: protein MRRWLINWQLKLGSLAAAFALFGYVQYARNITRTVNVRVERPALPNGLVFSSRTPSFMSVVLRGEREMLEFDPSDFRIQLTNPLPAPGPVVYRARLSPELPEGVRAQFDQEVELIVSRLLERELPISARLISELDPGLERGYVEVRPPTVRVRGPYETVRGMTHVLTEGFTLRGRASVYTARLPMASLPEFVEVAPNQPIDVELLVNVAPATASDFGRLESVAVHCWNDIRGINIATPATVRLEFNTPGPFRPEEFSAETFCPVFLDGQEIRPSFLVSGLPVRVVDRLRRPDLQIMRVSPPSVELQFERAPLRASPEAREGFQEHVIPQS from the coding sequence GTGAGGCGCTGGCTGATCAACTGGCAACTGAAGCTGGGTTCGCTGGCTGCGGCTTTCGCCCTTTTTGGCTACGTTCAGTACGCGCGCAATATCACTCGCACTGTCAACGTTCGCGTCGAGCGACCGGCGCTGCCAAACGGCCTGGTGTTTTCATCTCGGACTCCTTCCTTTATGAGCGTAGTATTGCGCGGCGAACGCGAGATGCTGGAATTTGATCCTTCCGACTTCCGCATTCAGCTGACCAATCCCTTGCCTGCGCCAGGACCGGTGGTCTATCGAGCGCGCTTGAGTCCTGAACTGCCGGAAGGAGTGCGCGCCCAATTTGACCAGGAAGTTGAATTGATCGTATCGCGATTGTTGGAGCGCGAATTGCCCATCTCCGCTCGCTTGATCAGCGAGTTGGACCCGGGCCTGGAACGCGGTTACGTCGAAGTGCGCCCGCCAACGGTCCGCGTCCGCGGGCCATACGAGACAGTTCGCGGAATGACGCACGTGCTCACAGAAGGCTTTACCTTGCGCGGGCGAGCCTCAGTCTATACGGCCCGTTTGCCAATGGCCAGCCTTCCGGAATTTGTGGAGGTGGCGCCCAATCAGCCAATCGATGTCGAGTTGCTGGTTAATGTTGCGCCGGCCACCGCCAGCGATTTTGGTCGGCTGGAATCAGTTGCAGTGCATTGCTGGAATGATATTCGCGGAATCAACATTGCAACTCCTGCAACGGTGCGCCTGGAATTCAATACGCCTGGACCCTTTCGCCCCGAAGAGTTTTCCGCAGAAACGTTTTGCCCGGTTTTTCTGGACGGTCAGGAAATCCGTCCTTCGTTTCTGGTGAGCGGCTTGCCGGTTCGCGTAGTTGATCGTTTGCGCCGGCCCGACCTCCAGATCATGCGCGTTTCTCCGCCCAGCGTCGAATTGCAATTTGAGCGCGCGCCGCTGCGAGCGTCGCCGGAGGCGCGCGAAGGCTTCCAGGAACACGTGATACCGCAATCATGA
- the dapA gene encoding 4-hydroxy-tetrahydrodipicolinate synthase, with product MEFKGVFTALITPLQNQGRTIDFGALRELVERQAAAGVKGVVPCGTTGESPTLSHQEHAEVIRKTVEYARGRLLVVAGAGSNATAEAIQLTADACAAGVDGVMLVSPYYNKPSQDGLIRHFQAVADASTVPVMLYNIRGRTAVNIEVETLQRLIEHPRIQAIKEASGDPAQMTRIIRYCGSRVAMLSGDDNLIPAVMGIGGQGVVSVASNLYPRRMVRMMDLYLKGDFVAANQQFYELFDFMNALFWDVNPTPIKAAAHLRGLCNPELRLPLLSLDSVRQAQLSDLLQRIGEDS from the coding sequence ATGGAATTCAAGGGAGTCTTTACAGCGCTGATCACGCCCCTGCAAAATCAGGGACGGACGATTGACTTTGGCGCTCTTCGGGAGCTGGTTGAGAGGCAAGCCGCTGCGGGAGTGAAGGGCGTCGTTCCCTGCGGAACCACCGGCGAATCGCCAACGCTCAGCCATCAGGAACATGCCGAGGTCATTCGCAAAACGGTGGAATACGCCCGCGGGCGCTTGCTGGTCGTAGCCGGCGCTGGATCCAATGCAACTGCCGAAGCCATCCAGCTGACCGCAGACGCCTGCGCGGCCGGCGTTGATGGCGTAATGCTGGTCAGTCCATACTACAACAAACCATCCCAGGACGGGCTGATCCGGCACTTCCAGGCTGTGGCCGATGCCAGCACGGTTCCAGTGATGCTGTACAATATTCGCGGACGGACCGCTGTAAATATCGAAGTCGAAACGCTGCAGCGTTTGATTGAACACCCGCGCATTCAAGCGATCAAGGAAGCCAGCGGGGATCCGGCGCAGATGACCCGCATCATTCGATACTGCGGTTCGCGCGTGGCAATGTTGAGCGGAGACGACAATCTGATTCCGGCAGTGATGGGAATCGGCGGTCAGGGCGTGGTGTCCGTGGCCTCCAACCTGTATCCGCGGCGCATGGTGCGCATGATGGACCTCTATTTGAAGGGCGACTTTGTTGCGGCCAATCAACAATTTTATGAACTCTTCGATTTCATGAATGCCCTGTTCTGGGATGTGAATCCGACGCCGATCAAAGCGGCGGCGCACCTGCGCGGACTCTGCAATCCTGAACTTCGCTTGCCCTTGCTCAGCCTCGATTCGGTACGTCAGGCGCAACTGTCCGATCTTCTGCAACGAATCGGAGAAGACTCTTGA
- a CDS encoding transglycosylase SLT domain-containing protein: protein MAFLDRASWLCVLAALLACAPELAAEGPESDIFAQLRGERWQEIKARYAQRAPQRFDERYALALATAHAESSPAAALAGITQLLQLAGIRCPSAELAQLQACLERGPRSEIASFSARLALWKAASIADSRDLTELSLALLGPISLEQEDPLNRKVYAQLIGLRMRKGDIAAAAALAESRRYRSAALDLLRGQVYLRNAQKDRAFPYLLAAARDSDADWQARSALQEIRRNFPGIFSGSEAPGFGSPARDLIALGTKLERAERESLRNLVSADQIVATTNVARLRGDGEFLALTGQAPRLPQLAERSYTFLSQQPHIVDAWSALLIRNGQKQAALNLLRQHRHLMPARPAMWQRYIELLEEDASNDALLDELIAYLKANPSNFAVQDSLVRLLIGPDAEHIRWAPEQSWRKTQASLPPGTARGRFVYWYHRYLQENNQAQRAQELAAEFYRWMPGSFYSGAFWDLNRGGDYARDWHQVSGKESYYQWLSRYGGREEAWRFLARQDPARYQSYDGLRLWKAISSGEFDPPEEIVALYRLGETGLGAEFFEERYRNRLTRLDRSAVMAALGLRSGHLNISVYYARLYMRESGMAEDPFTQPAPLLKSLYPRPYRREVQQNAAQYNISEYAVYALMRQESMFVERAVSRSGARGLMQIMPATGRWLARRFGAPGADFSAPALNIKMGAAFFADLMRSNSGDFRWAAIAYNGGPGNLRKWKRDLYKGDFYHFLEALPSEEARNYCRVTYQNFLHYGAIYSVYPEE from the coding sequence ATGGCCTTCTTGGATCGCGCTTCCTGGTTGTGCGTGCTTGCTGCGCTCCTTGCCTGCGCGCCAGAACTGGCCGCCGAGGGGCCGGAAAGCGACATTTTTGCACAGCTGCGTGGCGAGCGCTGGCAGGAAATCAAGGCTCGCTATGCGCAGCGTGCGCCACAACGCTTCGATGAGCGCTACGCGCTGGCGCTGGCTACGGCGCATGCCGAGTCGAGCCCCGCAGCCGCCCTGGCCGGCATTACACAGCTGCTGCAACTGGCAGGGATACGCTGTCCGTCGGCGGAATTGGCGCAACTCCAGGCCTGCCTGGAACGCGGGCCTCGCTCCGAAATTGCCAGTTTTTCGGCGCGCCTGGCGCTGTGGAAGGCGGCCAGCATCGCCGATAGCCGGGATCTGACGGAACTCTCACTGGCGCTGCTGGGGCCCATTTCGCTGGAACAAGAGGATCCGCTCAATCGCAAGGTCTATGCCCAGCTCATTGGCCTACGAATGCGAAAGGGAGATATAGCCGCCGCGGCCGCACTGGCCGAATCGCGTCGATATCGCTCCGCTGCGCTGGATCTGCTGCGCGGGCAGGTCTATCTGCGCAATGCTCAGAAAGATCGCGCCTTCCCTTATCTATTGGCCGCGGCAAGAGATAGCGACGCAGACTGGCAAGCCCGCAGCGCACTCCAGGAAATTCGTCGCAATTTTCCTGGCATATTTAGCGGAAGCGAGGCGCCCGGTTTTGGCAGCCCGGCCCGCGATCTCATTGCTCTTGGAACTAAACTGGAAAGGGCCGAACGAGAGTCGCTGCGAAATCTGGTCAGCGCCGATCAGATTGTAGCTACAACCAACGTGGCCAGGCTTCGCGGAGACGGCGAATTTCTGGCCCTCACCGGACAGGCGCCTCGACTGCCACAGCTTGCTGAACGCAGTTACACCTTCCTTTCACAGCAGCCGCACATCGTGGACGCCTGGTCGGCGCTCCTGATTCGCAACGGTCAGAAACAGGCGGCCCTCAATCTGCTGCGTCAACATCGTCACCTGATGCCCGCCCGTCCGGCGATGTGGCAGCGCTACATCGAGCTGCTGGAGGAGGACGCCTCCAACGACGCTCTGCTGGATGAATTGATTGCCTACCTCAAGGCCAACCCTTCCAATTTTGCGGTTCAGGATTCATTGGTTCGTCTGCTCATTGGTCCGGATGCGGAACACATTCGCTGGGCCCCGGAACAAAGCTGGCGAAAAACGCAGGCCTCGCTGCCGCCTGGTACTGCCCGCGGACGTTTCGTATACTGGTACCATCGCTACTTACAGGAAAACAACCAGGCTCAGCGAGCGCAAGAACTGGCGGCGGAGTTCTATCGCTGGATGCCGGGCAGCTTCTACTCCGGCGCCTTCTGGGATCTCAATCGCGGCGGGGACTACGCCCGCGATTGGCATCAGGTAAGCGGGAAAGAAAGCTACTACCAATGGCTATCGCGCTATGGCGGGCGCGAAGAGGCGTGGCGCTTCCTGGCCAGACAGGATCCCGCGCGCTATCAAAGCTACGATGGCCTGCGACTGTGGAAGGCAATTTCCTCCGGCGAGTTTGATCCCCCGGAGGAGATTGTCGCCCTCTACCGACTGGGCGAAACCGGTCTTGGCGCCGAGTTTTTCGAAGAACGCTACCGCAATCGACTGACGCGACTGGATCGCTCGGCAGTAATGGCCGCTCTCGGATTGCGCAGCGGTCATCTCAACATCTCAGTGTACTACGCGCGGCTGTACATGCGCGAGTCCGGAATGGCCGAGGATCCCTTTACTCAACCAGCCCCCCTGCTGAAAAGCCTCTACCCCCGTCCCTATCGACGCGAGGTGCAACAGAACGCCGCACAATACAATATCTCCGAGTATGCCGTCTACGCCCTGATGCGTCAGGAAAGCATGTTTGTGGAGCGCGCTGTCAGTCGTTCCGGTGCGCGCGGCCTGATGCAAATCATGCCTGCTACCGGTCGCTGGCTGGCGCGCCGCTTCGGCGCGCCAGGCGCAGATTTCTCGGCGCCTGCTTTGAACATCAAAATGGGCGCGGCCTTTTTTGCCGATTTGATGCGCAGCAACAGCGGCGATTTTCGCTGGGCGGCAATCGCCTACAACGGCGGCCCCGGAAATTTGCGTAAATGGAAACGCGATCTGTACAAGGGAGACTTCTACCATTTTCTGGAGGCCTTGCCTTCTGAGGAGGCGCGCAACTACTGTCGCGTTACCTACCAGAACTTCCTGCATTATGGCGCAATTTATAGCGTATATCCGGAGGAATGA
- the cysS gene encoding cysteine--tRNA ligase, with product MALRFYNSLTGRKEEFSPSRPDFVAIYSCGPTVYDYAHIGNFRAFLFVDLLRRHLLFRGYSLKQAINLTDVEDKIIQRAAERGMPIDQYTAPFIEAFLEDLDFLRVLAPEHRPRATEHIPAMLEMIAELQRRQHAYVADGSVYFRLATFSEYGRLSRIDPEQLRAAADGRFDADEYTKEDLRDFALWKAASADDAAAWASPWGRGRPGWHIECSAMIQDLFGPQGVDIHTGGIDLLFPHHENEIAQSRCSHPEGAFVRYWLHNEHLLVDGRKMSKSAGNFYAMVDFRDAKRIKDLLGRGAPEELLRIYERGNLGVAIRYLLLATHYRQKLNFTFDGLLAAEQAILRLRRAAERLSEICGESAAVPEQTTSPWSALSAESLRLFGDALDDDLNISRALAAVFDFVRELNILLESQRPDAGQAAAALNFLVEADRTLDLLRADPPIPGSSASADQKQRERIEALIADRQLARAARNFTQADAIRLQLDQMGVAIKDTPAGVVWQWK from the coding sequence ATGGCGCTGCGTTTCTATAATTCATTGACGGGGCGCAAAGAGGAATTCAGCCCCTCGCGACCGGATTTTGTTGCAATCTACAGTTGCGGTCCCACAGTCTACGACTACGCGCATATTGGCAACTTTCGCGCCTTTCTCTTTGTTGATCTCTTGCGGCGTCACCTTCTATTCCGCGGCTACAGCCTCAAGCAGGCCATTAACCTCACAGACGTTGAAGACAAAATCATCCAGCGCGCGGCGGAGCGCGGGATGCCGATCGACCAATACACAGCGCCCTTCATTGAGGCTTTTCTCGAAGATCTGGATTTTCTTCGGGTTCTTGCGCCCGAGCACCGGCCGCGAGCTACCGAGCACATTCCAGCGATGCTGGAGATGATAGCGGAGCTGCAGCGTCGTCAGCATGCCTACGTCGCAGATGGCAGCGTATACTTTCGATTGGCCACGTTTTCAGAATATGGGCGACTGTCGCGCATTGATCCAGAGCAGTTGCGCGCTGCGGCCGATGGTCGCTTTGATGCAGACGAGTACACAAAGGAGGACTTGCGCGATTTTGCACTCTGGAAGGCTGCGTCCGCCGACGACGCGGCGGCCTGGGCCAGCCCGTGGGGCCGCGGCCGACCAGGTTGGCACATTGAGTGCTCGGCCATGATTCAAGACCTTTTTGGGCCGCAGGGCGTTGATATACACACCGGCGGCATCGACCTGCTGTTCCCGCATCATGAAAACGAAATTGCCCAAAGCCGGTGCAGTCATCCAGAAGGCGCCTTTGTTCGCTACTGGCTGCACAATGAACACCTGCTGGTCGATGGCAGGAAAATGTCTAAGTCAGCAGGAAATTTCTATGCGATGGTAGATTTTCGTGATGCAAAAAGGATCAAGGATTTGCTCGGCCGAGGCGCCCCGGAGGAATTACTGCGCATCTATGAGCGTGGCAATCTGGGCGTTGCCATTCGCTACCTGCTACTGGCCACCCACTATCGACAAAAGCTGAATTTTACATTCGATGGCCTGCTTGCAGCCGAACAGGCCATTTTGCGGCTGCGGCGCGCGGCAGAGCGCCTCAGTGAAATATGTGGCGAATCGGCTGCAGTCCCGGAGCAAACCACCAGTCCCTGGAGCGCCCTATCGGCCGAAAGCCTCCGACTTTTTGGAGATGCCCTCGACGATGATCTCAATATCTCGCGAGCGCTGGCGGCGGTATTCGACTTTGTTCGCGAGCTCAATATCCTTTTGGAATCGCAAAGACCGGATGCCGGACAGGCCGCAGCGGCATTGAACTTTCTTGTCGAGGCGGACCGAACGCTGGATCTGTTGCGCGCGGATCCGCCGATTCCCGGATCAAGCGCCAGCGCTGACCAGAAGCAGCGGGAGCGTATTGAGGCGCTGATCGCAGATCGACAGCTGGCGCGCGCCGCCAGAAATTTTACGCAGGCCGACGCCATTCGTTTGCAACTGGATCAAATGGGCGTGGCCATTAAAGACACTCCGGCAGGCGTTGTCTGGCAATGGAAGTAA
- a CDS encoding 4-hydroxythreonine-4-phosphate dehydrogenase PdxA translates to MDPARRPPDSPLIITGGDPAGIGAELLVSLLPEIVPGQARPTLLLATGGRRQLESLRTALGKKHFRTLSFQEMCDIYPRLPDGLCAVDLCSEMKLEASPPGVAAISGGALAFRALQWACDLTERSPPAALVTAPISKESVVASGQSGFVGHTEYLAGRANCEVLMLMHGRKLSVVPLTIHVALREAPQRLRETLQSAGLIRLLGKLLSMPPFRGRRAALLGLNPHAGEGGLLGDEEQRWLGPWCEALRQAGVPVEGPLSADGFFFEEVRREFRLALACYHDQGLAPFKALEGRDGLNVTIGLPYLRISPDHGVAFAIAGRGRCDASSMRRALQAGYAGSIAE, encoded by the coding sequence TTGGATCCCGCCAGAAGGCCTCCTGATTCGCCGCTGATCATTACCGGCGGCGATCCGGCAGGGATTGGCGCCGAGCTACTGGTCTCACTTCTTCCAGAAATCGTACCCGGCCAGGCGCGGCCAACGTTGCTGCTTGCTACGGGAGGCCGCCGGCAACTGGAGAGTCTGCGCACGGCGCTCGGCAAGAAGCATTTCCGCACGCTTTCCTTTCAAGAAATGTGCGACATCTATCCGCGCTTGCCGGACGGACTCTGCGCGGTTGATCTTTGTAGCGAAATGAAATTGGAGGCGTCGCCGCCTGGCGTGGCCGCCATCAGCGGCGGCGCATTAGCGTTTCGCGCGCTGCAGTGGGCTTGCGACCTCACTGAGAGGTCGCCGCCGGCAGCACTGGTTACGGCGCCAATCTCCAAGGAGTCCGTTGTGGCCAGCGGGCAGAGCGGATTCGTCGGTCACACCGAGTATCTGGCCGGCCGAGCGAATTGCGAAGTCCTGATGTTGATGCACGGACGCAAACTATCTGTGGTCCCTCTGACCATTCATGTTGCCCTGCGGGAGGCCCCGCAGCGCCTCCGCGAAACATTGCAATCTGCCGGACTGATTCGCCTGCTTGGCAAACTGTTGTCCATGCCGCCATTCCGCGGCCGACGCGCCGCCCTGCTGGGGCTGAATCCCCATGCCGGCGAAGGCGGACTTCTGGGCGACGAGGAACAGCGATGGCTTGGCCCCTGGTGTGAAGCGCTGCGGCAAGCCGGCGTGCCAGTGGAGGGGCCATTGAGCGCCGATGGCTTCTTCTTTGAGGAGGTGCGCCGTGAATTTCGTCTGGCGCTGGCCTGTTACCACGATCAGGGCCTGGCGCCCTTCAAGGCCCTCGAAGGTCGCGATGGATTGAATGTTACCATTGGACTGCCCTATCTCCGCATCAGTCCCGATCACGGCGTTGCGTTTGCGATTGCCGGCCGCGGCCGTTGCGATGCAAGCAGTATGCGACGCGCCCTGCAGGCCGGTTACGCCGGGAGTATTGCTGAATGA
- the cdaA gene encoding diadenylate cyclase CdaA produces MLESISQATAWSVLRTLADILIVAFIAYRVFLLLTRTRALQLLVGVAIILLVDLFARLIDLSTVSWIITNVSQYLVFGLIVLLQPELRRLISEIGRMPIFQWINPRATVEVAPIVEAVRNMAQQRVGSIIVLLREIRPQTIIDSAVRVDGAITAELLQTIFHKDTPLHDGAVFIEGNRIVAASCYLPMSGAKLKKTHGARHRAGMGMSEESDGIVIVTSEESGRISVMLNGEIRSGVRPGELGPLLQRLLSSSSEPLAPEEEALDEARKQEAQSASAAGRDGGAAAEGRKK; encoded by the coding sequence GTGCTGGAAAGCATTTCACAGGCCACGGCATGGAGCGTCTTGCGGACGCTGGCCGACATTCTGATCGTCGCTTTTATCGCTTACCGCGTCTTCCTGCTGCTGACGCGCACTCGCGCGCTGCAATTGCTGGTAGGCGTTGCCATCATCTTGCTGGTGGACCTCTTTGCCAGGCTGATTGACCTTTCCACTGTTAGCTGGATCATTACCAATGTCTCGCAATACCTGGTCTTCGGACTGATTGTTCTGCTTCAACCAGAGCTTCGGCGATTGATCAGCGAGATTGGCCGCATGCCCATCTTTCAGTGGATCAATCCCAGGGCGACAGTCGAGGTTGCGCCGATTGTCGAAGCGGTTCGGAATATGGCCCAGCAGCGGGTTGGATCAATCATTGTGCTGCTGCGCGAAATCAGGCCGCAAACGATCATTGATTCTGCCGTGCGCGTCGACGGCGCTATCACCGCCGAACTATTGCAGACCATATTCCATAAGGATACGCCGCTACATGATGGCGCGGTCTTCATTGAAGGCAATCGGATCGTGGCAGCTTCCTGCTACCTGCCGATGTCCGGCGCCAAACTCAAGAAAACGCACGGCGCACGCCACCGCGCTGGAATGGGAATGTCTGAAGAAAGCGATGGCATTGTAATCGTAACCTCCGAGGAATCGGGACGGATTTCTGTCATGCTAAACGGAGAAATTCGGAGCGGCGTACGACCCGGGGAACTGGGGCCGCTCCTGCAGCGTTTGCTCTCCTCGTCCTCAGAACCGCTGGCGCCGGAAGAGGAGGCGCTGGACGAGGCTCGTAAGCAAGAAGCGCAGTCGGCCTCCGCTGCGGGACGAGACGGCGGCGCTGCAGCCGAGGGGCGCAAGAAGTGA
- the dapB gene encoding 4-hydroxy-tetrahydrodipicolinate reductase, whose amino-acid sequence MIRFAMSGAGGRMGRTIIALSRRTHSPEGKSFELVGALERPDSSLLGLDAGVTAGVGPLQIAISDQPGLALQQAQVVIDFSSAAGALAVAAACADRGVALAVGATGLSAAERARLEGFAARIPLLISPNMSLGVNILFRLTEIACKALGPGFDAEIHEVHHRFKRDAPSGTAMRLKEILLRELSREEGDVVYGRSGEPGPRGAAEIGIHALRGGDVVGDHTVYFFGDGERVELTHRASSRETFAAGALRAAAFLADQPPGLYAMKDVLGI is encoded by the coding sequence TTGATCCGTTTCGCCATGTCCGGCGCCGGCGGGCGCATGGGCCGAACGATCATTGCCCTTTCGCGAAGGACGCACAGCCCGGAGGGCAAGTCCTTTGAGCTGGTGGGCGCGCTGGAACGTCCAGATTCCAGCCTGCTGGGACTGGACGCTGGCGTGACTGCCGGCGTTGGACCGCTGCAGATTGCGATCAGCGATCAGCCAGGCCTGGCCTTGCAGCAGGCCCAGGTTGTGATTGATTTCTCCAGCGCGGCAGGCGCACTCGCTGTTGCTGCAGCATGCGCCGATCGTGGCGTGGCGCTGGCCGTTGGGGCTACCGGACTGAGCGCCGCTGAGCGCGCCAGGCTCGAAGGCTTTGCCGCTCGCATTCCGTTGCTGATCTCGCCCAATATGTCGCTGGGCGTGAACATCCTGTTTCGGCTGACAGAGATCGCCTGCAAAGCTCTGGGCCCTGGCTTTGATGCTGAAATACACGAAGTGCACCATCGCTTCAAACGCGACGCGCCCTCCGGCACAGCCATGCGCTTGAAGGAAATTTTGTTGCGTGAACTGTCTCGCGAAGAAGGCGATGTGGTCTACGGACGCAGCGGCGAACCAGGACCGCGCGGTGCAGCGGAGATCGGCATTCACGCCTTGCGCGGCGGAGATGTCGTGGGAGACCACACTGTTTATTTTTTCGGCGATGGCGAGCGCGTCGAGCTAACACATCGCGCCTCATCGCGCGAGACATTTGCGGCGGGCGCCCTGCGAGCTGCCGCGTTCCTTGCGGACCAGCCGCCGGGACTCTATGCCATGAAGGATGTACTGGGCATTTGA
- a CDS encoding RNA methyltransferase — MEVSEHWVFGRRAAQSFLAPESAAEVLEAVLSDRAPPELRRMAESRLGAQHLHHCKQRDMERRFPGQRHQGIALRLRRPLPAGQGADWRDLASAKQDLLIVLDRLQDVHNVGAIIRSAEALGVGGLILTGKGAAMTPAVHRVAAGATAHLPIFQESNLNSVQRSLGDCGRWICASASAADLEQSERELRQPFFWHDEFSALPPAGELALVIGSEGDGVKPLALERADYILSIRLSGATASLNASVAAAILIDRLIHRN; from the coding sequence ATGGAAGTAAGCGAACACTGGGTCTTCGGGCGCCGGGCGGCGCAGTCCTTTCTTGCCCCCGAATCTGCGGCGGAGGTGTTGGAGGCTGTACTCAGCGATCGTGCGCCTCCCGAGCTGCGTCGAATGGCTGAATCCCGACTGGGCGCTCAGCACTTGCATCACTGCAAGCAACGCGACATGGAGCGACGTTTTCCCGGCCAGCGACATCAAGGAATTGCCTTGCGCTTGCGACGGCCCCTTCCCGCTGGACAGGGGGCCGACTGGCGAGACCTGGCCAGCGCCAAACAAGATCTGCTGATCGTTCTGGATCGCCTTCAGGATGTTCACAATGTGGGAGCAATCATACGCAGCGCCGAGGCCCTGGGCGTCGGCGGGTTGATTCTAACCGGCAAGGGCGCCGCAATGACTCCCGCCGTGCATCGCGTTGCCGCCGGCGCCACGGCGCACCTTCCCATTTTTCAAGAAAGCAATCTCAATTCGGTGCAGCGGTCGCTCGGCGACTGTGGTCGCTGGATTTGCGCCTCGGCCAGCGCAGCCGATCTGGAGCAGTCAGAAAGAGAGCTCCGGCAGCCCTTCTTCTGGCATGATGAATTTTCTGCTCTGCCGCCGGCAGGCGAGCTGGCCCTGGTCATCGGCAGCGAGGGCGATGGCGTCAAACCTCTGGCTCTTGAGCGAGCGGACTACATCTTGAGCATCCGCCTGAGCGGCGCCACAGCGTCATTGAATGCCTCGGTTGCTGCAGCAATCTTGATCGATCGCTTGATTCATCGCAATTGA